One window of Phycisphaeraceae bacterium genomic DNA carries:
- the rplJ gene encoding 50S ribosomal protein L10, whose translation MSKTVKNMIMRDYTTRMGEVETALVIGVRGLNAKDTTKLRAGLAKKKMKVTVVRNALAKKTFEGGKLKPLTEFFSESTALAYGGESIIELTREVVELTKAMPKVELRAAMLDGEIFKGKAGVTELSKFPTKDEAIGQIVALVISPAKKVVGQILGPGRNVAGLVKAIEAKLEKGEAIAKAG comes from the coding sequence ATGTCAAAGACAGTGAAAAACATGATCATGCGGGACTACACGACCCGCATGGGCGAGGTGGAGACGGCGCTGGTGATCGGCGTCCGTGGCCTCAACGCCAAAGACACGACCAAGCTTCGCGCCGGACTCGCGAAGAAGAAGATGAAGGTCACCGTCGTCCGCAATGCGCTGGCGAAGAAGACCTTCGAGGGCGGCAAGCTCAAGCCGCTCACCGAGTTCTTTTCGGAATCGACCGCGCTCGCCTACGGCGGCGAATCGATCATCGAACTGACGCGCGAAGTGGTCGAGCTCACCAAGGCGATGCCGAAGGTTGAACTGCGGGCCGCGATGCTCGACGGCGAGATCTTCAAGGGCAAGGCCGGCGTGACGGAACTCTCGAAGTTCCCGACCAAGGATGAGGCCATCGGCCAGATCGTCGCGCTCGTCATCAGCCCGGCGAAGAAGGTCGTCGGCCAGATCCTCGGCCCGGGCCGCAATGTCGCGGGCCTGGTCAAGGCGATCGAAGCCAAGCTCGAAAAGGGCGAGGCGATCGCGAAGGCGGGATAA
- the asnS gene encoding asparagine--tRNA ligase produces MAWMSVKQAAKAAPGTAVTLKGWVRTRRDSKADGGLSFIALHDGTCFDTIQIVAKGDISNYADVAKLTTGCAIEATGKIVQNPKGGNEVLVDAAIAGEGAGIKVIGLVDDPDKYPIQPKPHSFEYLREVAHLRVRTNTFGAVARVRHTLSMAIHRFFDERGFFYVHTPIVTGSDCEGAGQMFRVSTLDSVNPPRLQAGEGVKGSGVEVSSTKTPSAPGHLDTSAPDFSQDFFGKETHLTVSGQLNVETYCCALSKVYTFGPTFRAENSNTSRHLAEFWMIEPEIAFADLKDDAKLAEDFIKYLIQTMLNERADDMKFFDERIEKGLLVRLKDVLDKPFRHLPYTEGIKILKEAIASGKAKFEYPIEWGKDLQSEHERYLTEQHFKQPVVLMNYPKAIKAFYMRENDPGTDGAPGPTVAAMDVLVPQVGEIIGGSQREERLDRLDARITEMGLPIKEYWWYRDLRRYGTVPHAGFGLGFERAMMFLTGMQNVRDVIPFPRAPKQCEF; encoded by the coding sequence ATGGCTTGGATGAGCGTCAAGCAGGCCGCGAAAGCGGCGCCGGGAACCGCGGTCACCCTGAAAGGGTGGGTTCGCACCCGGCGCGACAGCAAGGCCGACGGCGGCCTCTCCTTCATCGCGCTCCACGATGGAACGTGCTTCGACACGATCCAGATCGTGGCGAAGGGCGACATCTCCAACTACGCCGACGTCGCGAAACTGACCACAGGCTGCGCGATCGAGGCAACAGGAAAGATCGTTCAGAATCCCAAGGGGGGCAACGAAGTGCTCGTCGATGCCGCAATCGCCGGCGAGGGCGCGGGTATCAAGGTCATCGGGCTTGTGGACGATCCGGACAAGTACCCGATCCAGCCCAAGCCGCACAGTTTCGAATACCTGCGCGAGGTCGCGCACCTGCGTGTTCGCACGAACACGTTCGGCGCCGTTGCGCGCGTGCGTCACACGCTGAGCATGGCGATACACCGGTTTTTCGACGAGCGCGGCTTTTTCTATGTGCACACGCCGATCGTCACCGGCAGCGACTGCGAGGGCGCGGGGCAGATGTTCCGGGTGAGCACGCTTGATTCGGTCAACCCGCCCCGGTTGCAGGCGGGCGAAGGTGTCAAGGGATCTGGTGTCGAGGTGTCAAGTACGAAAACACCCTCGGCACCTGGACACCTCGACACCTCGGCACCTGATTTTTCCCAGGACTTCTTCGGCAAAGAAACGCACCTCACCGTCAGCGGCCAGTTGAACGTCGAGACCTATTGCTGCGCTCTCTCCAAGGTCTACACCTTCGGTCCGACTTTCCGCGCCGAGAACAGCAACACCAGCCGCCACCTCGCCGAGTTCTGGATGATCGAGCCCGAGATTGCGTTCGCCGATCTGAAGGATGACGCCAAGCTTGCGGAAGACTTCATCAAGTATCTGATCCAGACGATGCTGAACGAGCGCGCCGACGACATGAAATTCTTCGACGAGCGCATCGAGAAGGGTCTGCTCGTCCGCCTCAAGGATGTGCTCGACAAGCCCTTCCGCCACCTGCCATACACAGAAGGGATCAAGATCCTCAAGGAGGCGATCGCGAGCGGCAAGGCCAAGTTCGAGTATCCGATTGAGTGGGGCAAGGACCTTCAGTCCGAGCACGAGCGCTATCTCACCGAGCAGCATTTCAAGCAGCCGGTGGTGCTGATGAACTATCCGAAGGCGATCAAGGCCTTTTACATGCGCGAGAACGATCCGGGGACGGACGGCGCACCCGGCCCGACGGTCGCGGCGATGGACGTGCTCGTGCCGCAGGTCGGCGAGATCATCGGCGGCAGCCAGCGCGAAGAACGCCTCGACAGGCTCGACGCCCGCATCACCGAGATGGGCCTGCCGATCAAGGAATACTGGTGGTACCGCGACCTGCGCCGCTACGGAACCGTGCCGCACGCGGGCTTCGGGCTCGGCTTCGAACGCGCGATGATGTTCCTGACCGGGATGCAGAACGTGCGGGATGTGATCCCGTTCCCAAGGGCGCCGAAACAGTGTGAGTTCTGA
- the rplA gene encoding 50S ribosomal protein L1 has protein sequence MQYVTKRTKNNDKLRVNSAVEPAAAIAALKKFKATKFDQTVNVCFHLGIDTAQADQALRGSLSLPKGIGKTKRVIAFCQSDVSPQALANGAVKAGADDLVAEIEKGWMDFDVAIASPDMMRVVSKLGKVLGPKGLMPSPKAGTVTTNVPEAVKEYSAGKVEYRADKGGNVHAVIGKMSFKDNDLVENLEHFIRAIEKVRPATAKGVYIKKITVSGVMTPGVQVKYVNAAAAEE, from the coding sequence ATGCAATACGTCACCAAGCGCACCAAGAACAACGACAAGCTCCGCGTCAACAGCGCGGTCGAACCCGCCGCGGCGATCGCGGCCCTCAAGAAGTTCAAGGCCACCAAGTTCGATCAGACGGTCAACGTCTGCTTCCACCTCGGCATCGACACCGCGCAAGCCGATCAGGCGCTGCGCGGCTCGCTCAGCCTTCCTAAGGGTATCGGCAAGACCAAGCGTGTTATCGCGTTCTGCCAGAGCGACGTTTCGCCGCAGGCTCTTGCCAACGGCGCGGTCAAGGCCGGCGCCGACGACCTCGTCGCCGAGATCGAAAAGGGCTGGATGGATTTCGATGTCGCCATCGCGTCGCCCGACATGATGCGCGTCGTTTCCAAGCTCGGTAAGGTGCTCGGCCCCAAGGGCCTCATGCCCAGCCCCAAGGCCGGAACGGTCACGACCAACGTGCCCGAAGCCGTGAAGGAATACTCGGCCGGTAAGGTCGAGTATCGCGCCGACAAGGGCGGCAACGTGCACGCGGTGATCGGCAAGATGTCGTTCAAGGACAACGACCTCGTCGAGAATCTCGAGCACTTCATCCGCGCGATCGAGAAGGTCCGCCCGGCGACGGCCAAGGGCGTGTACATCAAGAAGATCACGGTCAGCGGCGTCATGACTCCGGGCGTGCAGGTCAAGTACGTCAATGCCGCGGCGGCCGAGGAATAA